One part of the Gammaproteobacteria bacterium genome encodes these proteins:
- the purQ gene encoding phosphoribosylformylglycinamidine synthase subunit PurQ → MNVGIVVFPGTNCEHDVAHAFGLLGAQTEFVWHRETTLDGLDGVVLPGGFAHGDYLRAGAIARFSPVMDAVGDAADSGVPVLGICNGFQVLCEAGLLPGALIANRDLRFICRPVHVRVETTDSVLTRAARPGQVLRIPLNSYEGDYVRGEEEPKTILRYCDSDGTIGEASNPNGSFDSIAGITNAAGNVAGLMPHPERAVEDFMTSTDGRVLIESFLSFGEAVRD, encoded by the coding sequence TTGAACGTCGGCATCGTCGTATTCCCCGGTACGAATTGTGAGCACGATGTCGCTCACGCGTTCGGACTCCTCGGCGCGCAGACCGAGTTCGTGTGGCACCGAGAGACGACCCTGGACGGTTTGGATGGTGTCGTGCTACCGGGCGGTTTCGCCCATGGCGACTATCTGCGCGCCGGTGCGATTGCACGGTTCTCGCCGGTGATGGACGCAGTAGGAGACGCCGCCGACTCCGGCGTGCCCGTCCTTGGGATCTGCAACGGTTTCCAGGTGCTCTGTGAGGCGGGACTGCTCCCTGGGGCGCTGATCGCCAACCGGGACCTGCGATTCATCTGCCGTCCCGTTCACGTGCGAGTCGAGACGACAGACTCGGTGCTCACCAGAGCAGCCAGGCCCGGGCAGGTGCTGCGCATTCCGCTGAACTCCTATGAAGGTGACTACGTTCGTGGTGAAGAGGAACCCAAGACCATCCTGCGTTACTGCGATTCGGACGGGACGATCGGTGAGGCGTCCAACCCCAACGGTTCGTTCGATTCCATCGCAGGAATCACCAATGCCGCAGGCAACGTCGCCGGACTCATGCCGCACCCTGAGCGGGCGGTCGAAGACTTCATGACTTCCACGGACGGCCGAGTGCTCATCGAGTCATTCCTGAGTTTCGGGGAGGCGGTCCGTGACTGA
- the purS gene encoding phosphoribosylformylglycinamidine synthase subunit PurS yields MKAIVTIRRRENIADPEGSTIRRALGDLGFADVQAVRVNRTIELDLQGLDRDEAISQAREMCDRFLVNPVMEDFDIEIVA; encoded by the coding sequence ATGAAGGCCATCGTGACGATCCGGAGGCGTGAGAACATCGCCGACCCCGAGGGCAGCACCATTCGTCGCGCCCTCGGCGATCTCGGATTCGCCGATGTGCAGGCCGTTCGCGTCAACCGGACGATCGAACTGGACCTGCAGGGCCTGGATCGAGACGAGGCCATCTCGCAAGCGCGCGAAATGTGCGATCGGTTCCTCGTCAACCCGGTCATGGAAGACTTCGACATCGAGATCGTGGCTTGA